A window of the Besnoitia besnoiti strain Bb-Ger1 chromosome VI, whole genome shotgun sequence genome harbors these coding sequences:
- a CDS encoding hypothetical protein (encoded by transcript BESB_069650), with the protein MSFFKSKRVVAVALLVGLSATVDAAPAVADPSVESFFGADALAEESYIDSLSQMDGVEGEVDGHDDKDKGKDKDDGKDKKRPPPPPPTTTTTTRPTTTTRRPPSKHIPAPPTKHVPPPPSKHMPPPPAKHTPAPPTKHVPHPPPAKHIPPPAKHVPAPPAEGTPVPVPVPSPVMTKAKFKKLLLLLMLGSQRFKKIMSDEDHNGVAELIRDYDTGKLEDLEHMLWESYQESAGTEDDFATFFRQLKDVAME; encoded by the coding sequence ATGTCGTTCTTTAAAAGCAAACGTGTGGTTGCCGTGGCGCTCCTCGTAGGGCTCTCTGCGACAGTCGATGCGGCTCCGGCCGTTGCGGATCCGAGCGTTGAAAGTTTCTTTGGCGCAGACGCGTTAGCGGAGGAGAGCTACATCGATTCCCTTTCGCAGATGGATGGTGTCGAGGGTGAGGTGGATGGGCATGATGATAAGGACAAAGGAAAGGACAAGGATGACGGGAAGGATAAGAAGCGTCCACCTCCTCCGCCACCCACAACTACGACAACGACGCGGCCAACAACCAcaacgcggcggcctccctcGAAGCACATTCCGGCTCCACCAACAAAGCAtgttccgccgccgccaagcAAGCAcatgccgcctcctccggcgaaACAtaccccggcgccgccgacgaagcACGTTCCACACCCGCCTCCGGCTAAGCACATACCCCCACCTGCAAAGCATGTGCCAGCGCCCCCTGCCGAGGGCACACCGGTTCCCGTCCCAGTTCCTAGCCCGGTGATGACGAAGGCGAAGTTCAAGAaactgctgcttcttctgaTGCTCGGCTCACAGCGCTTCAAGAAGATCATGTCTGACGAGGACCACAACGGCGTGGCTGAGTTGATTCGAGATTACGACACTGGCAAGCTTGAGGATCTGGAGCACATGCTCTGGGAGTCTTACCAAGAGAGCGCCGGGACGGAAGACGACTTCGCCACATTCTTCCGTCAGCTGAAAGATGTCGCGATGGAGTAG